Proteins encoded by one window of Streptococcus suis S735:
- a CDS encoding ABC transporter ATP-binding protein, which produces MFKEAILRYKWYALASVLLTSIVVATTLMQPSYLQDVLTAVLANDKDEIVRVGKLLLIIAGIGLLAGLVNTIAAAKISQGVSADIREKTFRKIQSFSYANIEEFNAGNLVVRMTNDVNQIQNLVMMLFTVLMRVPLLFVGAFIMAVRTMPELWWMIILMVVLIMAIMAVVMGQMGPRFGKFQSLMDKMNSIAKENLRGIRVVKSFVQEKNQYAKFKKVSNELLDLNLFIGYGFAILQPLMMFISYMAIFASLYLVSGMLETNLEAVGGFTSFMSYLMQIMFAIIMTSFMGMQASRAAISIKRISEVLDTEPAMTFKDVADEELTGKIVFDNVSFTYPHDTEPTLKNISFEIEPGQMVGVVGATGAGKSTLAQLIPRLFDPQEGTVSIGGRDLKEVSKNTLRDTVSIVLQKAILFSGTIADNLRQGAPGADLQRLERAAGIAQAKEFIDRLDDTYESQVEERGNNFSGGQKQRMSIARGVIGEPKVLVLDDSTSALDAKSEKLVQEALNHDLKGTTTVIVAQKISSVVKADKILVLDEGRLIGQGTHAELVATNDVYREIYETQKGREE; this is translated from the coding sequence ATGTTTAAAGAAGCCATTTTACGTTATAAATGGTACGCCTTGGCATCGGTCTTGCTGACGTCAATTGTCGTAGCAACGACCTTGATGCAACCTAGTTATTTGCAGGATGTTTTGACAGCAGTCTTGGCCAATGACAAGGATGAAATTGTTCGTGTGGGCAAATTACTGCTGATTATTGCTGGAATTGGTCTTTTGGCAGGGCTTGTCAATACCATTGCTGCAGCAAAAATTTCACAAGGGGTATCTGCAGATATTCGTGAGAAGACCTTTCGGAAGATCCAAAGCTTCTCTTATGCTAATATCGAAGAGTTTAACGCAGGGAACCTGGTTGTTCGGATGACTAACGATGTCAATCAAATCCAGAACCTTGTCATGATGCTCTTTACAGTGTTGATGCGGGTTCCATTGCTGTTTGTCGGAGCCTTTATCATGGCAGTGCGGACCATGCCAGAACTCTGGTGGATGATTATTCTCATGGTGGTCTTGATTATGGCTATTATGGCAGTTGTCATGGGGCAAATGGGACCACGTTTTGGGAAATTCCAGTCCCTCATGGACAAGATGAACAGTATTGCTAAGGAAAACCTCCGTGGGATTCGTGTGGTTAAGTCTTTTGTACAGGAAAAAAATCAGTATGCCAAGTTCAAGAAAGTATCCAATGAACTCTTGGACCTCAACCTCTTTATCGGCTATGGTTTTGCTATCTTGCAACCCTTGATGATGTTTATCTCTTACATGGCGATTTTTGCATCGCTCTACTTGGTGTCCGGGATGTTGGAAACCAACTTGGAGGCAGTCGGTGGCTTTACTTCCTTTATGAGTTACCTCATGCAAATCATGTTTGCCATTATCATGACTAGCTTCATGGGGATGCAGGCTTCACGTGCTGCTATTTCTATTAAGCGGATCAGCGAGGTCTTGGATACAGAACCTGCTATGACCTTCAAGGATGTGGCGGATGAAGAATTGACTGGTAAGATTGTTTTTGACAATGTTAGCTTTACCTATCCACACGATACGGAGCCGACTTTGAAAAATATCTCATTTGAGATTGAGCCAGGTCAAATGGTCGGTGTGGTTGGTGCAACAGGTGCGGGTAAATCCACTCTTGCTCAACTGATTCCGCGTTTGTTTGACCCGCAAGAAGGAACGGTGTCCATCGGTGGTCGGGACTTGAAAGAAGTCAGCAAGAACACCCTGCGTGATACGGTATCGATTGTCTTGCAAAAGGCTATTCTCTTCTCGGGAACCATTGCGGACAACCTGCGTCAAGGGGCACCTGGTGCTGATTTGCAACGCTTGGAGCGGGCCGCAGGTATTGCCCAAGCCAAAGAATTTATCGACCGCTTGGATGATACCTATGAGAGCCAAGTAGAAGAACGTGGAAATAACTTCTCTGGTGGCCAGAAGCAGCGGATGTCCATTGCTCGTGGGGTGATTGGTGAGCCTAAGGTTTTGGTCTTGGATGACTCGACTTCTGCCCTGGATGCCAAGTCTGAGAAACTGGTCCAAGAGGCTCTCAACCATGATTTGAAGGGGACAACCACTGTCATCGTTGCCCAGAAGATTTCTTCTGTTGTCAAAGCTGATAAGATTTTGGTTCTTGACGAAGGCCGTCTAATTGGACAAGGAACTCACGCTGAGTTGGTAGCGACGAACGATGTTTACCGTGAAATCTACGAAACACAGAAAGGGAGGGAGGAATAG
- a CDS encoding MarR family winged helix-turn-helix transcriptional regulator, whose protein sequence is MGHTIADFRNLLNQIEQISETIAKEYDVEHLAGPQGWALRFIAERSEAETFVKDIEAELKISKSVASNLVKRMEKNGFIQVLPSKVDKRFKQLVLTEKGQGKICHLKAFHEEMHHSLFWGIQKEDFDLVKQVGNQLKVNIQRYKEKNHV, encoded by the coding sequence ATGGGACATACTATTGCAGATTTTCGGAACTTGCTCAATCAGATTGAACAAATTAGTGAAACCATTGCAAAAGAATACGATGTGGAGCACTTGGCTGGTCCACAGGGCTGGGCCTTGCGCTTCATTGCGGAACGGTCGGAAGCCGAAACCTTTGTAAAAGATATAGAAGCGGAATTAAAGATTTCCAAATCGGTTGCCAGCAATCTGGTCAAGAGAATGGAGAAAAATGGCTTTATCCAAGTCCTTCCCTCTAAGGTTGACAAACGCTTCAAACAGCTGGTTTTGACAGAGAAGGGACAAGGGAAGATATGTCACCTGAAAGCTTTTCATGAAGAAATGCACCATTCACTTTTTTGGGGCATTCAAAAAGAGGACTTTGACTTGGTTAAACAGGTGGGCAATCAATTAAAAGTAAATATTCAACGCTATAAGGAGAAGAATCATGTTTAA
- a CDS encoding NAD(P)H-dependent glycerol-3-phosphate dehydrogenase gives MTKQTIAILGPGSWGTALGQVLNDNGHTVRIWGNVPEQIDEINKEHTNKRYFKDVILDENIKGYKDLSEALDGVDAVLFVVPTKVTRLVAKQVAQALKHKVVVMHASKGLEPDSHKRLSEVLEEEIPAELRSEIVVVSGPSHAEETIVRDLTLISAASKDLETASYVQNLFSNHYFRLYTNNDVIGVETAGALKNIIAVGAGALHGLGYGDNAKAAIIARGLTEITRLGVAMGANPLTYSGLSGVGDLIVTGTSVHSRNWRAGDQLGRGEKLEDVERNMGMVIEGISTTKAAYELAQELGVYMPITQAIYKVIYQGAGIEDAIKEIMTGEFRHENEWH, from the coding sequence ATGACCAAACAAACCATTGCCATCTTGGGACCCGGTTCATGGGGCACCGCCCTAGGACAAGTTCTCAACGACAACGGTCATACTGTCCGTATTTGGGGAAATGTCCCTGAACAAATCGACGAAATCAATAAAGAACATACAAATAAGCGCTATTTCAAGGATGTTATCCTAGATGAAAACATCAAAGGATATAAGGATTTGAGTGAAGCCTTGGACGGTGTTGACGCGGTTCTTTTCGTTGTGCCAACCAAGGTAACACGCCTAGTTGCCAAGCAAGTCGCACAAGCTCTCAAACACAAGGTAGTTGTCATGCACGCTTCAAAAGGCTTAGAGCCTGATAGTCACAAGCGCTTGTCTGAGGTACTGGAGGAAGAAATTCCTGCTGAACTCCGTTCTGAAATCGTCGTGGTTTCAGGGCCAAGTCATGCAGAAGAGACTATCGTCCGTGATTTGACCTTGATTTCTGCAGCTTCAAAAGACTTGGAAACAGCCAGCTACGTCCAAAATCTTTTCAGCAACCACTACTTCCGACTTTACACAAATAATGATGTCATCGGCGTAGAAACAGCAGGTGCCCTTAAAAATATTATTGCTGTCGGTGCCGGCGCTTTACACGGACTTGGTTATGGTGATAATGCCAAGGCAGCTATTATCGCTCGCGGTTTGACAGAAATCACACGTCTAGGCGTTGCTATGGGCGCAAATCCTCTGACTTACAGCGGTCTTTCTGGTGTTGGTGATTTAATTGTTACCGGTACATCTGTCCACTCCCGCAACTGGAGAGCTGGAGATCAGCTCGGTCGCGGTGAAAAACTCGAAGATGTAGAACGCAATATGGGGATGGTGATTGAAGGTATTTCAACAACTAAAGCAGCCTATGAATTGGCACAGGAATTGGGCGTTTACATGCCTATTACTCAAGCCATCTACAAGGTCATCTACCAAGGTGCAGGTATTGAAGATGCCATCAAAGAAATCATGACGGGTGAATTCCGACATGAAAATGAATGGCATTGA
- the galU gene encoding UTP--glucose-1-phosphate uridylyltransferase GalU, translated as MKKVRKAVIPAAGLGTRFLPVTKALAKEMLPIVDKPTIQFIVEEALRSGIEDILVVTGKSKRSIEDHFDSNFELEYNLKEKGKNDLLKLVDETTGIRLHFIRQSHPRGLGDAVLQAKAFVGNEPFVVMLGDDLMDITDTKAVPLTKQLMNDYEKTHASTIAVMPVPHEEVSAYGVIAPQGEGVNGLYSVETFVEKPKPEDAPSDLAIIGRYLLTPEIFEILENQKPGAGNEIQLTDAIDTLNKTQRVFAREFKGNRYDVGDKFGFMKTSIDYALQHPQVKDDLKQYLIDLGKKLDTKKN; from the coding sequence ATGAAAAAAGTTAGAAAAGCCGTTATCCCTGCAGCAGGTTTGGGAACACGTTTCTTGCCTGTCACTAAGGCTCTTGCCAAAGAAATGTTGCCGATTGTTGATAAACCAACTATTCAATTTATCGTTGAAGAAGCTCTACGATCTGGTATCGAAGATATTTTGGTGGTCACTGGTAAATCAAAACGTTCTATCGAAGACCACTTTGATTCAAACTTTGAATTGGAATACAACCTCAAAGAAAAAGGCAAAAATGATTTGTTGAAACTTGTTGATGAGACAACAGGCATTCGACTACACTTCATTCGTCAAAGCCATCCACGTGGACTTGGTGATGCCGTTCTTCAAGCTAAAGCATTTGTCGGGAACGAGCCATTTGTTGTCATGCTGGGCGATGACCTCATGGACATCACAGATACAAAAGCTGTCCCATTGACTAAGCAACTCATGAACGACTATGAAAAAACACATGCTTCAACCATTGCTGTTATGCCCGTTCCTCATGAAGAAGTTTCTGCATACGGTGTTATCGCTCCACAAGGTGAAGGTGTCAACGGTCTCTATAGTGTGGAAACCTTTGTGGAAAAACCAAAACCAGAAGACGCTCCTTCTGACCTTGCTATTATCGGACGCTACTTACTCACTCCTGAAATCTTTGAGATTTTAGAAAACCAAAAACCAGGTGCCGGGAACGAGATTCAATTGACAGATGCTATCGATACACTCAATAAAACACAACGCGTGTTTGCTCGTGAATTCAAAGGCAACCGTTACGATGTTGGGGATAAGTTCGGTTTCATGAAAACTTCTATCGACTACGCCCTCCAACACCCTCAAGTAAAAGATGATTTGAAACAATACTTGATCGATCTTGGTAAAAAATTAGATACAAAGAAAAACTAG
- a CDS encoding rhomboid family intramembrane serine protease, with translation MKNFFDKRYPVTNGLLAVTALVFLLIQVFRFGQTTTAYTIFEFGGMYGQVVRYDPTQLWRLISPIFVHIGWEHFIFNSITLLGLGYQLEGLFGSRRFFLLYLLSGIMGNLFVLFFTPDVVGAGASTSLFGLFAAMALLRKFSRSPYLQVLGQRYMVLLGLNLVLGLFNPTISMAGHIGGAVGGCLVVMFLPPLVEKDLFTGKQIFFSFIGYLGLIALLLGIFYLT, from the coding sequence TTGAAGAACTTTTTTGATAAGCGCTATCCTGTGACCAATGGCTTGTTGGCAGTCACGGCTCTTGTTTTTCTTTTGATACAAGTATTTCGATTTGGGCAGACCACTACAGCCTATACAATTTTTGAATTTGGTGGCATGTATGGTCAAGTTGTGCGGTATGATCCGACTCAGTTGTGGCGGTTGATTTCCCCCATCTTTGTCCACATTGGTTGGGAGCATTTTATCTTTAACAGCATTACTTTGCTTGGTTTGGGTTATCAATTAGAAGGACTGTTTGGCTCAAGGCGCTTCTTTCTCCTCTATCTCTTGTCTGGGATAATGGGCAATCTTTTTGTTCTCTTTTTTACACCAGATGTAGTTGGTGCAGGTGCATCGACCTCGCTCTTTGGTCTTTTTGCGGCTATGGCACTTTTGAGGAAATTTAGTCGCAGCCCTTATCTACAGGTTCTTGGTCAACGCTACATGGTCCTTTTAGGATTGAACTTGGTCTTGGGACTTTTTAATCCAACCATTAGTATGGCAGGACATATTGGAGGAGCTGTTGGAGGTTGCTTGGTCGTGATGTTCCTTCCACCTCTTGTGGAAAAAGATCTCTTTACAGGAAAACAGATTTTTTTCAGTTTCATTGGCTATCTGGGTCTGATCGCCCTATTATTAGGGATATTTTATTTGACATAA
- a CDS encoding 5-formyltetrahydrofolate cyclo-ligase — MDKKSIRQEVLQSLKDLTSSQRARWSQQLTERLLASDTYQGAKSLGTYLSMPHEFDTSYLIEQAQKDGKQIFIPKTYSQGRMDFVEYNPDDLVKSRFGVWEPGIYSQPVDKSVVKLLHVPGLAWNQAGFRVGYGGGFYDRYLADYQGETVSTLADFQVYDFEPDVFDIPVKELLIFEELF; from the coding sequence GTGGATAAAAAGAGCATTCGGCAAGAGGTCTTGCAGAGTTTGAAAGATCTGACTAGTAGTCAGCGAGCAAGATGGAGTCAGCAGTTAACGGAACGCCTCCTTGCTTCTGATACTTATCAGGGTGCAAAGTCGCTTGGGACCTACCTTTCCATGCCCCATGAGTTTGACACTTCTTACCTGATTGAACAGGCTCAAAAGGACGGCAAGCAGATTTTCATCCCTAAGACCTATTCACAAGGACGTATGGATTTTGTAGAATATAATCCTGATGATTTGGTGAAATCTAGGTTTGGAGTTTGGGAACCTGGTATTTATTCACAACCTGTGGATAAGTCTGTGGTTAAGTTGCTCCATGTGCCTGGTTTAGCTTGGAATCAAGCGGGTTTTCGAGTGGGCTATGGTGGTGGTTTTTATGATCGCTACCTAGCAGATTATCAGGGGGAGACGGTATCGACCTTGGCAGACTTTCAAGTCTATGATTTCGAACCAGATGTTTTTGATATTCCAGTGAAGGAGTTGTTGATTTTTGAAGAACTTTTTTGA
- a CDS encoding N-acetyldiaminopimelate deacetylase, whose translation MLDLIATRRALHQIPELGMEEFKTHAFLMETIEGLLQDCSFAQVRTWKTGILVYLTGSAPEKTIGWRADIDGLPIVEETGLDFKSLHPDRMHACGHDFHMTIALGLLEKMAEQQPRNNLLFLFQPAEENLAGGMLMYEAGAFGDWLPDEFYGLHVRPDLKVGQMATNRATLFAGTCEVKIRFTGKGGHAAFPYTANDALVAASYFVTQVQSVVSRNVDPIEGAVVTFGSMHAGTTNNVIAETAFLHGTIRALTQNMSLLVQKRVREVAEGIALSFGVDLEIELNPSGYLPVENNPQLADELMTYFDGIDGVEMIDCPPAMTGEDFGYLLNKVPGVMFWLGVDTPYPLHNPRLSPKEEVLPFAVDKLSDFLKMKAN comes from the coding sequence ATGCTAGATTTGATTGCGACACGCCGGGCCCTCCACCAGATTCCAGAGCTGGGCATGGAGGAGTTCAAGACCCACGCCTTTCTTATGGAAACTATTGAAGGTTTACTTCAAGACTGTTCTTTTGCCCAAGTCCGCACTTGGAAGACAGGGATTCTGGTCTATCTGACAGGCTCTGCTCCAGAGAAAACGATTGGCTGGCGGGCGGATATTGACGGTCTGCCGATCGTGGAGGAGACGGGCCTGGACTTCAAGTCCCTCCACCCAGACAGGATGCACGCCTGCGGACATGATTTCCACATGACCATTGCCTTGGGGCTTTTGGAGAAAATGGCAGAGCAGCAGCCGAGAAATAATCTTCTCTTCTTGTTTCAGCCTGCGGAGGAAAATCTAGCAGGTGGCATGCTTATGTATGAAGCGGGAGCTTTCGGGGATTGGTTACCAGATGAATTTTATGGGCTCCATGTCCGACCGGACCTCAAAGTTGGTCAAATGGCCACCAACCGTGCGACCCTCTTTGCTGGGACCTGTGAAGTCAAGATACGATTTACAGGAAAGGGTGGGCACGCAGCATTTCCCTATACCGCAAATGACGCCTTGGTGGCAGCCAGCTACTTTGTGACTCAGGTGCAGTCGGTGGTCAGCCGTAACGTTGATCCGATTGAGGGAGCGGTGGTCACCTTCGGCTCCATGCACGCGGGCACGACCAATAATGTTATTGCTGAAACAGCTTTTTTGCACGGCACCATTCGGGCTTTGACCCAGAACATGAGTCTTCTGGTGCAAAAGCGGGTGCGGGAAGTGGCAGAGGGAATCGCCCTGTCCTTTGGAGTAGACTTGGAAATCGAGCTCAATCCTAGCGGTTATCTACCTGTGGAAAATAATCCTCAGTTGGCGGATGAACTCATGACCTACTTTGATGGCATTGACGGAGTGGAGATGATTGACTGTCCACCTGCCATGACGGGTGAGGACTTCGGCTACCTGCTCAACAAGGTGCCGGGTGTTATGTTCTGGCTGGGTGTGGATACGCCTTATCCCCTCCACAATCCTCGCCTTAGTCCCAAGGAGGAAGTGCTTCCCTTTGCTGTGGATAAGTTGAGTGATTTTTTGAAAATGAAAGCAAACTAG
- the dapD gene encoding 2,3,4,5-tetrahydropyridine-2,6-dicarboxylate N-acetyltransferase, protein MTAQKMTAQEIIAFIGNAVKKTTVKVTFEGELAGAVPAEVTKLGNVLFGDWKDVEPLLANLTENVDYVVEQDGRNSAVPLLDKRNINARIEPGAIIRDQVTIGDNAVIMMGAVINIGAEIGPGTMIDMGAILGGRATVGKNSHIGAGAVLAGVIEPASAEPVRVGDNVLVGANAVVIEGVQIGSGSVVAAGAIVTQDVPENVVVAGVPARIIKEIDAQTQQKTALEEALRTL, encoded by the coding sequence ATGACTGCACAAAAAATGACTGCGCAAGAAATCATTGCTTTTATCGGTAATGCTGTGAAGAAGACAACTGTTAAAGTGACCTTTGAAGGAGAATTGGCAGGAGCTGTTCCTGCTGAAGTGACAAAGCTTGGCAATGTCCTCTTCGGTGACTGGAAGGATGTCGAGCCACTCTTGGCAAACTTGACTGAAAATGTAGACTATGTGGTGGAGCAAGACGGCCGCAATTCGGCTGTGCCTTTGCTGGACAAGCGTAATATCAATGCCCGTATCGAGCCAGGTGCCATTATCCGCGATCAAGTGACCATTGGCGATAATGCCGTTATCATGATGGGCGCGGTGATTAACATCGGTGCGGAAATCGGTCCAGGTACCATGATTGATATGGGTGCGATTTTGGGCGGCCGTGCGACCGTTGGTAAAAACAGCCACATCGGTGCAGGTGCGGTCCTTGCAGGTGTCATCGAGCCAGCTTCTGCCGAGCCAGTTCGTGTCGGCGACAACGTTTTGGTCGGTGCCAATGCCGTTGTTATCGAGGGCGTGCAAATCGGTAGCGGTTCTGTAGTGGCGGCGGGTGCCATTGTGACTCAAGATGTTCCTGAAAACGTAGTGGTGGCAGGTGTGCCAGCCCGCATCATCAAGGAAATCGACGCTCAAACCCAACAAAAAACAGCCTTGGAAGAGGCTTTGCGGACACTCTAA
- a CDS encoding metallophosphoesterase, with the protein MKKEFFVIGDVHGKFELLLDILKKWNEKRQQLIFLGDLIDRGENSKACLELVWSLVREKGAICLTGNHERMFLAWLRDPIDRYDHYRRNGGDTTINSLLGRPLDAPVDGLVDANAVLEQYEDLIDFVKSCPYHLETEDYIFVHAGVDLTLPDWRETSNHDKVWLRTPFHEAENTTGKMIVFGHTPVYNLYQTKLRISQIWTSPDGKMGIDGGAVYGGVLHGIVLDGTGLVQDYIVGAVNPRKEIED; encoded by the coding sequence ATGAAAAAAGAATTTTTTGTAATCGGCGATGTCCATGGAAAGTTTGAACTGCTACTCGATATTTTGAAGAAATGGAACGAGAAGCGACAACAGTTGATCTTCCTAGGTGATTTGATTGATCGCGGAGAAAATTCCAAAGCCTGTTTGGAGTTGGTCTGGAGCTTGGTGCGGGAAAAGGGGGCAATTTGTCTGACGGGTAACCACGAGCGAATGTTTCTAGCCTGGTTGCGTGATCCGATTGACCGCTATGACCACTATCGGCGAAATGGTGGCGATACGACGATTAACTCCCTTCTTGGTCGGCCCTTGGATGCTCCTGTAGATGGATTGGTGGATGCCAATGCAGTGTTGGAACAATATGAGGACCTGATTGATTTCGTCAAATCTTGTCCCTATCATCTGGAAACGGAAGATTATATCTTTGTCCATGCTGGTGTGGACTTGACCTTACCAGACTGGCGTGAAACCAGCAATCATGATAAGGTTTGGTTACGCACCCCTTTCCATGAGGCCGAAAATACCACAGGGAAGATGATTGTCTTTGGGCATACTCCTGTTTATAACCTTTATCAAACAAAACTCCGCATTAGCCAAATCTGGACCAGTCCAGATGGGAAAATGGGGATTGACGGTGGAGCTGTTTACGGCGGAGTTTTGCATGGGATCGTGCTGGATGGTACAGGCTTGGTACAGGATTACATCGTAGGAGCTGTCAATCCCAGAAAAGAAATTGAAGATTAA
- a CDS encoding glucose-6-phosphate isomerase yields the protein MTHITFDYSKVLGQFVGAQEVEYMQPQVTLADQMLRQGTGPGSDFIGWLDLPENYDKEEFARIKEAAAKIQNESEVLVVIGIGGSYLGAKAAIDFLSNAFVNLQTREERKAPQILYAGNSISSSYLADLVDYVADKDFSVNVISKSGTTTEPAIAFRVFKELLVKKYGQEEANKRIYATTDKAKGAVKVEADANGWETFVVPDDVGGRFSVLTAVGLLPIAAAGADIDALMEGANAARTTFTSDKIAENQAYQYAAVRNILYRKGYVTEILANYEPSLQYFSEWWKQLAGESEGKDQKGINPTSANFSTDLHSLGQFIQEGNRNIFETVVRVDKPRKNILIPEMAEDLDGLGYLQGKDVDFVNKKATDGVLLAHTDGGVPNMFVTLPQQDEFTLGYTFYFFELAIAISGYLNAINPFDQPGVEAYKKNMFALLGKPGFEELGAELNARL from the coding sequence ATGACACATATTACATTTGATTATTCAAAAGTCTTGGGCCAATTCGTTGGAGCTCAAGAAGTAGAATACATGCAACCACAAGTTACCCTTGCAGACCAAATGCTCCGTCAAGGAACAGGTCCTGGTAGCGACTTTATCGGCTGGTTGGATTTGCCAGAAAACTACGACAAAGAAGAGTTTGCTCGTATCAAGGAAGCAGCAGCTAAAATCCAAAATGAAAGTGAAGTTTTGGTAGTTATCGGTATCGGTGGTTCTTACCTTGGTGCTAAAGCAGCTATTGATTTCTTGAGCAATGCCTTTGTAAACTTGCAAACACGTGAAGAGCGCAAAGCTCCACAAATCCTTTACGCTGGAAACTCTATCTCATCAAGCTATCTTGCTGACTTGGTGGATTATGTTGCTGATAAGGATTTCTCAGTTAACGTGATTTCAAAATCAGGTACAACAACTGAACCTGCTATTGCCTTCCGCGTCTTCAAAGAATTACTTGTCAAGAAATACGGTCAAGAAGAAGCCAACAAGCGTATCTATGCGACAACTGACAAGGCAAAAGGTGCAGTTAAGGTTGAAGCGGACGCAAATGGTTGGGAAACTTTTGTAGTTCCAGATGATGTCGGCGGTCGTTTCTCAGTCTTGACTGCAGTTGGTCTTTTGCCAATCGCGGCAGCTGGTGCAGACATTGATGCCCTTATGGAAGGTGCAAACGCAGCCCGCACGACATTTACATCTGATAAGATTGCTGAAAACCAAGCATACCAATATGCAGCTGTCCGTAACATCCTTTACAGAAAAGGCTATGTAACAGAAATCTTGGCTAACTACGAGCCATCACTCCAATACTTCAGCGAGTGGTGGAAACAATTGGCGGGCGAGTCAGAAGGTAAGGACCAAAAAGGTATCAACCCAACATCCGCTAACTTCTCAACAGACTTGCACTCACTTGGACAATTTATCCAAGAAGGAAACCGCAATATCTTTGAAACAGTAGTTCGTGTTGATAAACCAAGAAAAAATATCTTGATTCCTGAAATGGCAGAAGACCTTGACGGTCTTGGCTACTTGCAAGGAAAAGACGTTGACTTTGTAAACAAAAAAGCAACGGACGGCGTACTTCTTGCCCACACAGATGGTGGCGTACCAAACATGTTTGTCACTCTTCCGCAACAAGATGAGTTCACACTTGGTTACACCTTCTACTTCTTCGAGTTGGCAATTGCGATCTCTGGTTACCTCAATGCAATCAACCCATTTGACCAACCAGGTGTAGAAGCCTACAAGAAAAACATGTTCGCTCTTCTTGGAAAACCAGGATTTGAAGAACTCGGTGCAGAATTGAACGCACGTTTGTAA
- the tadA gene encoding tRNA adenosine(34) deaminase TadA → MNYTHEEKEYFMTQALQEARKSLEKDEIPIGCVIVKDGQIIGRGHNAREELNQAIMHAEVMAIQEANNVEGNWRLLDSTLFVTIEPCVMCSGAIGLARIPQVIYGATNKKFGAAGSLYDILTDERLNHRVKVETGILEAECANIMQDFFRQRRESQKAAKLIMKTQEEATSDS, encoded by the coding sequence ATGAACTATACACATGAAGAAAAAGAGTATTTTATGACTCAAGCATTGCAAGAAGCTAGAAAGTCGCTAGAAAAGGATGAAATTCCAATTGGTTGTGTGATTGTCAAGGATGGCCAGATTATTGGCAGAGGGCATAATGCGCGTGAGGAACTCAATCAGGCAATCATGCACGCTGAGGTTATGGCAATCCAAGAGGCTAACAATGTTGAGGGGAATTGGCGCTTGCTTGATTCGACCCTTTTTGTGACGATTGAACCTTGTGTGATGTGTAGCGGAGCTATTGGCCTAGCACGCATTCCGCAGGTCATCTATGGAGCAACCAACAAAAAGTTTGGAGCTGCAGGTAGCCTCTATGACATTCTGACAGATGAGCGGCTCAACCATCGTGTCAAGGTAGAAACAGGTATTTTAGAAGCGGAATGTGCCAATATCATGCAAGATTTTTTCAGACAACGCAGAGAAAGTCAGAAGGCTGCTAAACTTATCATGAAGACGCAAGAGGAAGCAACTTCGGATAGCTAG